From Kineosporia succinea, the proteins below share one genomic window:
- a CDS encoding HAD family hydrolase: protein MIRSVVFDVGETLLDDTSEWGRWADWIGVPRHTFSAVMGAVVTAGRDNGETFQYFRPGFDIPRERQLREEAGVGECIAETDLYPDVRPALHSLREAGYWVGVSGNQSGRAGELLRELDLPVDAVAVSGDIGLIKPSRAYFDWLAGWAPGERDEILYVGDHRDFDVVPAVAQGFHAALVRRGPWGHLWADDEEVKRTADWVVGSLRELPALLGPREPAGPEPVPHG from the coding sequence ATGATCCGTTCGGTCGTGTTCGACGTTGGCGAGACACTCCTGGACGACACCTCGGAGTGGGGCCGGTGGGCGGACTGGATCGGTGTGCCCCGGCACACCTTCTCCGCCGTGATGGGGGCCGTGGTGACGGCCGGACGCGACAACGGTGAGACGTTCCAGTACTTCCGGCCGGGATTCGACATCCCGCGGGAACGTCAGCTGCGCGAGGAGGCCGGGGTGGGTGAGTGCATCGCCGAGACCGACCTCTACCCGGACGTGCGCCCGGCGCTGCACTCACTGCGCGAGGCCGGGTACTGGGTGGGCGTCTCGGGCAATCAGTCCGGGCGGGCGGGGGAGCTGCTGCGCGAGCTCGACCTGCCGGTGGACGCGGTGGCCGTGTCAGGTGACATCGGCCTGATCAAGCCGTCGAGGGCGTACTTCGACTGGCTCGCCGGGTGGGCGCCGGGGGAGCGCGACGAGATTCTCTACGTCGGCGACCACCGGGACTTCGACGTGGTTCCCGCCGTGGCCCAGGGCTTCCACGCCGCCCTGGTGCGGCGTGGGCCCTGGGGTCACCTCTGGGCGGACGACGAGGAGGTCAAGCGGACGGCGGACTGGGTGGTGGGCTCCCTGCGGGAACTGCCCGCCCTGCTCGGACCGCGGGAACCGGCCGGGCCGGAGCCAGTACCTCACGGGTGA